ATTAAAAAGATAAACTTAACATTTTGTTGGATATAATTGTTTATAAAATAACTTTAAGATATAAATTTTAGTAATAGAGAAATAGGGTTTAGATTGAATATGTACATATCGGGTTACGGGATGTTAATTGCTTTTATTTTATTTTCTTTCGCTTTTGCCGCGGCAGCTTTGATTATGTCATTTCTGGTTCAGCCAAAAGCACCGGGAAAGCAAAAAGAAAAAACTTATGAATGCGGAATGAAACCGTTCGGGGATTCAAGAATTCAATTTGATTTAAAGTATTATCTTTACGCTTTATTATTTCTAATATTTGATATTGAAGCTGTTTTTCTTTTTCCATGGGCGGTGAGCTATAATAAATTAGGACTGTTTGCACTGGTAGAAGCTTTAATATTTATAGCAATACTAGTAGTAGGACTGGTTTATGCCTGGAAAAAAGACGCTTTAAAGTGGCAATAAGTGGAATTTAATTAATCAAGGACTTACATAAATAATGCAGATAATTTTAACAGCAGTCGATTTTATATACAACTGGGGAAGGTCTAATTCTTTATGGCCTTTGACATTTGCTACTTCGTGCTGCGGAATTGAAATGATTTCAGCAAGTGCAGCAACTTTTGACATATCAAGATTCGGCTCGGAAGTCTTTAGGGCAACGCCACGTCAAGCTGACCTAATGATAACTGCCGGTACTGTTACTCACAGAATGGCACCTGCTTTAGTCCGTCTTTACGAACAAATGCCTGAGCCTAAATATGTAATTGCAATGGGAGCTTGCGCAGTTACAGGCGGAATGTACGAGAACGATTCTTACTCTGTAGTTAGAGGGGTAGACAGACTGGTTCCTGTTGATGTTTATTTGCCGGGATGCCCTCCAAGACCTGAAGCACTTCTTGATGCAATAATAAAGCTTCAGAAACAAATGAAAACAGAAACTATACTGGATAGAAAAAAATATCTTGACGCGCATAAGCCCAGAGTGACGCTTTCAGAAGATGAAAATTGTGAAGTTCTGCTTCCCAATTCCGAATTTGAAGTAATTCACTGGGGCGTACAAAAAATAGGTTATGACACTGATTATAATTGCAAAGAAGCACAAAGCGCTGACGTTGCAATATAAAAATTAACGGAGAATAGCGTGCCTGAAACATCTAATATTACAGCAATTGACGAAAAATTCGAGGTAAAACACCTTGATAAAACCTCTGATGGCATTGAAATAATTGAAGTACCAAAAGATAAGTTAATTGAGCTTGTTACATACCTTAAAATGCACGTAAATACACAATTTAATATGCTTTTTTCTGTAAGCGGGCTTGATAGAGTTGATTGTTTCGAAGTTGTTTACAATTTTTATTCAACAGTTTTCCATAAAAAACTTCTTTTAAAAGTTAATCTTGAGAAAGAAAATCCGGGTGTAGAAAGCTTATGCGGATTATATTCGGCGGCTGATTGGCACGAAAGAGAAACTTATGACTTATTAGGCATAAATTTCTATAATCATCCTAATTTAGAAAGAATTTTGTTACCAAAAGACTGGATTGGACACCCTTTAAGAAAAGATTATGTGAATAAAGATAAAAGATTGAACTGGAACGAAAGATAATGGTAGTAGAAAATACTTTTAATAAAGAAATGATAATAAATGTCGGGCCTCAACATCCCAGTACTCACGGCGTTTTAAGGTTAGTTATGTCGCTAAATGGCGAAATAATTAAAGAAACAAAACCCGTAATCGGATATTTGCATAGAGGGATGGAAAAACTTGCCGAGAGCAGAAATTATTTTCAGTATTTACCGATGGTTGACCGAATAGATTATTTATCGAGTTTCTTTTGTTCAGCAGCTTTCTGTTATGCGGTGGAATCTATTGCAGGGATTGTGGTTCCTAAAAGAGCCGAATATATCAGGCTAATCACGATGGAATTTAACAGAATTGCCTCGCATTTAATGTGGGTTGCTTCATTTTTGCTGGATTTAGGAGCGACTACTCCTATGTTTTATGCGTTTAGAGAGCGTGAAGACATAGTTAAACTTTTTGAAGAACTGACCGGACAAAGAATGATGTATAATTTTTACACATTTGGCGGAGTAAAAAAGGATTTGCCCGAGGGTTGGATGAATAAAGCTCTGGATTTATGCAAAATAATGCCTAAAATGTTCGATGAATACGAAGCAATTATCACTAAAAACCCTATATTTTTAGAAAGAACAAAAGGTGTCGGTATTTTAACTCCGCAAATGGCAACAGATTACGCAATTACAGGAGCAAATATCAGAGCATCGGCAATCGATTTGGATTTAAGAAAAATAAATACTTATTCGGTTTACAACGAAATCGATTTTCAAACACATCTTGCTGAAAATGGTGATAGTTACGACAGATATATAGTAAGAATTGCCGAAATGAGAGAATCTATCAAAATTATAGAGCAGGCAATAAAACAAATTCCCGGTGGTACACCAGAAAAATTAAAAGTTAAAAGCGTAAACTGCGGCTGTAAAGACGAAAATTGCGAATATTGCGGTTTCGACACACAACTTATAGCGAAAAAACTAAATGCCGCTGTTTTTAAACCACCTGCAGGTGAAGCAATTTCCACTATTGAAGCGCCAAGAGGAGTCATAACCTGTTATGTAGTGAGCGACGGTACAAATAAACCTGTAAGAGTCAAATGGAGAACTCCTTCGTTTTCTTCTGTACAGGTGTTACCTGAGCTGATAAAAGGCAAAAATTACTCTGATTTAATGCCGATTTTTGGAAGTCTTGACGTTGTACTTCCTGAAGTTGACAGATAAGCAAAACGGGAGAAATAAAGTTATAATGCACGATTTGTATATAAATATTTTTAATAAACTCGGAATACCGACATTTTTTGCAGAAATCACATGGCCGATTATTCCGTTTATATGTGTAGCTGTTTTGCTGATTTTAGTGGTATTATTCCTTGTTTTAATGGAAAGAAAAGTTCTTGCGTGGCTCACAGTAAGAAAAGGTCCCAATAGAGTCGGTCCTTTTGGCTTTTTTCAGACGATAGCGGACGCAATTAAACTTCTTTGCAAAGAAGATATTATGTCTAAAGATACAAATAAAATCCTTTTTACGCTTGCGCCTGTGATTGTATTCGCGCCGATAATGGTTATATACGGTTTAATGCCTTTCACAGAAAAGTTTGTTGCGATTAACCTTGCAGCAGGGTTATTTATGATTTTTGCACTCTCATCAATAACAACTGTGGGAATCGTTCTGGCAGGATGGGCAAGCAATAACAAATATTCATTGCTTGGAGCAATGCGCTCTGCGGCTCAGGCAATTAGCTATGAAATACCTCTTATAATTGCTGTATTGAGCATTGCAGTACTTGCAGGAACACTAAACCTTTCTGATATAGTGGCAGCACAATCCGGAGGTGCTTCCGACCAAACATTCCTTAACTGGAACGTCTTTAGCTGGAACATAATACCTTCTTTTATCGGCTTTATAGTTTTCTTTATATGCTCAATTGCTGAAGTAAACAGGATTCCTTTTGACTTACCGGAAGCTGAAAGCGAGTTGGTAAGCGGATATAATACCGAATACTCAGGCATGAAGTTTGCGCTGTTCTTTCTTGCAGAATATGCCGCTATGTTTATAATGAGTGTTTTAATAGTTACACTATTCTTAGGCGGGTATTTATCGCCTTTTAATGATTATTTATCAATAACTTTATTCCAGAATATAATACATAACCGGAATATTCTTGATCTTTTTGTCCATATAGAGCAAGGGTTCTGGATTATAGCAAAAACATATTTTGTAATATTTATTATTATATGGATTAGAGGCACTTTGCCGAGATTAAGAGCTGACCAGTTGATGTCTTTTGCATGGAAATTTCTTTTACCTCTTTCTTTGCTCAATTTAACGATTGTAGCCGTATTCAAATACGTCGTAACTTTAATAAACGGATAAAATTATGAAAATTATATTTAACAAAACAGTAAATGGAATAATTGAAATAGCAAGAGGCATGTTTACCATCCTTAAGCATGCTTTTAGACCTGCTATAACCCTAGAATATCCAGAAAAAAAACCTGTGCTTTCTTCAAGAACAAGAGGAAGGCTGGCGCTTACTACTAACCAAGATGGAAATCTAAGTTGTATTGGATGCATGTCGTGTACAAAAGTTTGTCCATGCGGCGATTTAATACAGATTGAATCTGCAAAAGACGAAAATAACAAGAATATAATTAATAAATTTACCATTGATATGGGCAGATGCATATTCTGCGGAAACTGTACGCAAGCCTGTCCTAAGGATGCGCTTATTATGACTGATGAATTTGAACTTGCTGATTATTCCAGAGAATCTCTGGTTTTTGATAAAGATAAATTAAAGCTTTCTCCTGAAGAATCTGCAAAATGGAGAGATAAAAAAGAACGGGATGTTTAATTAATAAACAAGGTGTGTTGAGGTTTTAATGTATTATGGACATAATTTATAATTTATTTTTCTATGTTATTGCATTTGTGCTGGTAATTGCAGCTCTGGGAGTTGTATTTTTGCCGAGAATTGTGTACTCTGCAGTAGCAATGATTCTGGCTTTTATTTCAGTGGCAGGAATTTTTGTGTTATTAAACGCTGATTTTGTTGCTATATCGCAAATAATTATTTATGCAGTAGGCATAACAATAGTTATGATTTTTGCAATTATGCTCACCGGAAGGATTTCAGAAAAAAAACTCTGGATAGCTTTTGCGCCAAGAACATTGTTTGCTTTTGCCACTTCGGGAGCATTTTTTGTTACTATTTTGTTTGCAATAACTGACGGATTCAAGTCTTTAGCGAGAGAAAGCAATATATTTTCGGCAACATTACCTTCTATAGAAACTATTGATACTTTGCAGAACGAAGGAACAACCGGAATTATAGGCAAAGCTCTCTTTACAAAATATGTTTTGCCGTTTGAAATATTGTCATTATTACTGCTGGCAGCAATTATAGGGGCAGTAGTTCTGGCAAAAAAAGACAGGGATAATCTTGTTAACCCTACAACAAACCTGATAGAGGAAGATTAATATGAGAATAGACATTATTTTAAACCTTTTCAACGTAGGACTTACTCATTACTTGATTTTGGGGGCTGTTTTATTTTGTATCGGTATAGTGGGACTTATTATTTCGCGAAATATAATCAGAGTACTTATGTCAATTGAAATTTTACTTTGTGCGGTAAATATTAATTTTGTTGCTTTTGCAAATTATAGCGACATTAATAATTTACAGGGACAGGTATTTGCTATATTTATAATGGCTATTGCAGCAGCTGAAGCAGCTCTTGGGCTTGCCATTCTTCTATCGCTTTACAGGAACAAACCTACAGTTGATACAGAAGAAATGAACGAATTAAAAGGATAAAAATAATTTAGGAGTGTTTGAATATAATGCAGTTTTTTGTAGAAAATGCCGGTTTAATAGCGTTATTGCCCTTGTGGGTTTTCTTGATTATTATATTTGGTCAAAATTTATTTGTTTATGAAAATAAAAAATTCACGTTATGGCTGACGACAGCAAGCACTTTTGCCGGTCTTGTTTGCTCAAGTTTTATATTAGTCTGGACTTTTAATCACACTGCACCTTATGTTCAGAACTTTAACTGGATCCAGGCTGGCAATATCAATTTATCAATAGGAATTATCGTAGACAGGCTTGCTGCAATGATGCTTATGGTTGTTACAAGCGTAAGTTTGCTTATTCAGATATATTCTCATGAATATATGAACAAAGACGAAGGCTATCACAGGTTTTTTGCATACCTCAACCTGTTTAATTTTTCGATGCTAGGACTTGTTTTAAGTTCTAATCTTTTTCAAACTTATATTTTCTGGGAACTCGTGGGAGTTTCGAGTTATCTGCTTATTGGTTTCTGGTTCAGAAGACCGTCTGCTGCGAGTGCAGCAACTAAAGCTTTTATCATGAACAGAATCGGTGATTGCGGTTTGCTGATAGGCATTTTAATGTTTTTATTTTTCTCAATCGGCTGGTGGGCAAGCAGTAGTGATATATTTTTAAGTTTTACCTCTATGCCCGAAGCTGCAAAATATGTTCTTGACTCAACAAATCCCTTTTTATATACAGTTATTGCAATTTTAATTTTTCTTGGACCGGTGGCAAAAAGCGCACAATTTCCATTACATACTTGGCTTCCGGATGCAATGGAAGGCCCGACACCAATCAGTGCTTTAATTCACGCAGCTACAATGGTTGCAGCAGGTGTTTATCTTATCGCAAGAGTTTATCCAATTTTCGAACTTTCTCCTAATGCAATGACAATCATTGCATGGACAGGTGCAATTACTGCATTTATGACTGCAACTATAGCTATAACGCAGCAGGATATAAAAAAGGCATTGGCTTATTCAACTTGCAGCCAGCTTGGATTTATGGTAATGGCTATGGGCGCCGGTGCATACTCTGCAGGTCTGTTCCATCTTATGACACACGCTTATTTTAAGGCTATGTTGTTCCTCTGCTCAGGCGCAGTAATACATGGATTGAATGACCAGCAGGACATGAAATATATGGGCGGCTTAAGAAAACATATGCCGGCTGTTGCTTATACTTATTTAATAGGTTGTTTGGCTATTTCGGGGATATTTCTGAGCGGATTCTGGTCAAAAGAAGAAATTTTTTCAGGATTACTAGAGCATAACCAGCTTGTTTTACTTGTAATTGCAATCTCAGTTGCAGGAATGACGGCTTTTTATATGTTCAGAACTTATTTTCTTACATTTGAAGGGGAATACAGAGGACATGAACATCCTCATAATGCCTCAAAAACAATAACTCTACCGTTAATTATTCTGGCAATTCCGTCTGCTATAATAGGTTTTATTCTTTGTGGAAAGTTCGGATTACCTTCGTTCGATGCTTTTATAAACACAGCAACGGAAACTGCTTCTCGCGGAGAAAGTTTATTGATTCCTGTTGTTTCTTTATTAGTTTCACTGGCAGGGTTTGGGCTTGCTATGATTTTGTACGTCGATAAATACAAAAATATGTTCAAAATCAATCTGGATAAATTTATACAAAAAATTAAACCCGTTTACAATTTTTCCGCAAACCTCTGGTATATCGATCGTTCCTATTACAAATTTGTTGATTATATTGTACTTCCTATTTCTGAATTTTTGTCAGCTTTCGACAAATTTATTGTAGATGGATTAGTCAATCTGGTGGCTATCTGGGTGCGTTTTAGCGGTTGGTTACTGAGAATTTTTCAAAATGGAAATGTCCAAACTTACGCCACAATACTTTTTGGCGGATTGATGTTTTTAACGTTCATATTCACTATTTACTGGTTATTGTAACCGGCTTAGCTATATTTTCGAATTTAGTTAAAGCCACAGATGAAAGGTTAAAGTTACGAAAACAAGGCTCTAAATCAAGAGTAATAATCTAGACAAAAGAAAGGTTAGTAATGGAATTTTTATCTCTAATATTATTGATATTTCTGCCCGTTATAGGGGCAATAATTATATTCGGTCCGTGGTTTCCCCAAAATGAAGTAAAAATAAGAAGGTTCGCAAAAGGCTGGAGCGGTCTTGTGTTTATTTATTCGCTGTTTTTTATAACATTTTTTAATCCGTCACAAACAGGTTTTCAGTTCGAAAATATATTAAAACTACCCGGAGGAAAAGATTGGATTGCGCCTCTAGGAATAAATTTTGCATTTGGTGTTGACGGAATATCTATTACACTTATTATTTTAACCACATTTTTGGTTCTTATTTCACTTATTGCAAGCAAATATAGCATAACAAAAAGACACAAACTTTATTACTCAATGATATTTGTATTGGAAACTGCTATTTTAGGGGTTTTTGCAGCAAAAGACTTATTCTTATTCTTTTTATTCTGGGAAATAGAACTGATTCCGATGTATTTTCTGATTTCTATATGGGGAACAGGCAGAAAAGAATATTCAGCAATGAAATTTATTCTTTATACTTTTGCAGGAAGTATTTTCATGCTTGCATCTATACTTGCTATTGTGTATTACCACTATTCACAGACAGGCATTTTGACTTTTGATTTAGGAATTTATACGTCATTAAAAGATTACAGCTACCCATTAATTTTCTCTATACTAGCTTTTTTTGGATTTTTCGCTGCATTTGCAGTAAAACTCCCTATAGTTCCTTTGCATACTTGGCTTCCTGATGCGCATGTTGATGCTCCTACACCTGTAAGTATGCTTCTAGCAGGGATTTTGCTAAAAATGGGCGGTTACGGATTGATAAGAATGAATTTGCAGATTTTACCTCAGGCGGTTAAGGTTTTAGCACCGTTGCTTATTATTTTAGGAGTCATAAACATAATTTATACAGCCTGTATTGCGCTTGTTCAAACAGATCTCAAAAAACTAATTGCCTACAGCAGTGTCAGCCACATGGGAATCGTTTTAGTCGGACTGGGCGCTTTAAATACTGCCGGAATTTCCGGAGCTGTTTTTCAGATGGCGGCACATGGCATAATAAGTGCAGGTTTGTTTATGATAGTCGGCATTATTTATCTGAGAACGCACACAAGAGAAATTCCTTTGTTGGGCGGGCTGGGGCAAAATGCTCCAAGAATTATGTATTTCTCTTTAATGATAGTTCTTGCGAGTTTAGGTTTACCTTTATTAATTGGTTTTGCTGCCGAAACGCTGGCTTTTTACGGAGCTTTTACGTCATATGCAATAAACGGGCTTTCTTTTTTCGGCTGGTATATTCCTGTTTCTATACAAGTATTGACTGCTGCAGCTATTTTCGGAATAATTTTAACGGCTGCTTACCTGTTATGGATGTTTAAAAAAGTTTTCTATGGCAACTTACTCCCCAGATGGAAGAAATTCCACGATGCTACACCTCATGAAGTAGTCATACTGCTGTCATTAATACTTGTAATCGTAGTATTCGGGTTTTATCCAACAGGATTAACAAGTATTTTCGTTCCTACAGTCAATAATATTGTGAATTTAATTTAATCTATAAAATCTATTAATTAGGAGATAAAAATGAATCTATTGTTTGATATAGCAAATGCCCTCTTGCCTGAAATGCTGCTGGCTATTTTAATTATAATATGCCTGATTATGACCTTTAGTTTCAGGAATGATGACCAAAATTTAGTTTTTGTTGCCGCTATATCAGGGCTTGTATTCACTATTATTTCGTTTGTATTTTTGCCTCATTCTCAAGAAATAACTGCATTTTCAGGAACTTTTGTTTCAAACAGTTTTACTATTTTGTTCAGAGTGCTTATTTTACTGGGGGCAATTTTATCAATTTTATTATCAAAAAGATATGTCTGCAATTTTGGCAATAGTATCGGGGAATTTTATACTTTAATTCTCACTGCTACTTTAGGAGCAATGCTTCTGACAGGTGCGAATGATCTTATTATGTTTTTTGTGGCGATTGAAACATTAAGTATTTCAAGCTTTGCCCTGTGCGGATATACTAAACTTGACAGACTAAGTAATGAAGCCGCATTAAAATATCTCGTAATCGGAGCTGCTTCAACAGCTATAATGCTTTATGGGTTTTCATTTCTTTACGGCATTACGGGACAAACAAATATTACAAATATAGTTAATTTTTTATCACATTATGAGCACAGTACAGCATTAATTATAAGTTTTATTTTTATTGTAGCAGGGTTTGGATACAAACTTTCCGCAGTGCCCTTTCATACCTGGACTCCTGATGTTTATCAGGGTGCGCCTATTCCTGTTGCGGCTTACTTATCAGTTGTTTCTAAAATAGCAGGATTTGCAGCCATAATCAGATTTATGACTCTTGTTTATGCGGATATTTCAATTTTTACTGTCGTAATTGCGGTAATTGCCGCAATTACAATGACAACCGGAAATTTAATGGCAATAGGTCAAAAAAATATAAAACGATTAATGGCATATAGTTCAATTGCTCAGGCGGGATATATTCTGCTGGGTCTTTCTGTTCTTACATCAGAAGGGATTGCAGGAATGATATTTTATTTAATCGTCTATTTATTTATGAATTTTGGAACCTGGGCTGCTGTTGAAATTTTTGCAAGCCAGACAGGAATGGATTCTATTGACGATTACAACGGACTTGCGCACAAAAACAGGTATTTTGCGCTTTGCTTATCTGTATGTTTATTGTCTTTAGCAGGTATTCCGATTACGGCAGGTTTTTTCGCAAAGTTTTATTTATTCAAAGCCATTGCCTTTGCCGGATTTAAATATATGCCTGTATTAATAATTGCCTTAATTAATACAGTTTTTGCGGTTTTTTATTATGTAAAAGTTATAAGGGCAATGTATGTAAGACCTGTCGGAAAATTTGCAAAACAAAAAGATGAAATAAAAATTTCTTTATCTTTGCAAAGTGTTTTAGTTGTGACCGTTTTAGCGACTGTATTATTAGGAATATTTGCAGGACCTGTTATAAATCTTTCAAAATCATGTGCAGATATTTTAACTATCAACAAAAAACAGCACTTCGAAAAAATAACGAGCATTACTTCCTACTTAAGACAATAATTTTTATTTATATTAAGAACTCTTAATAATTGCCTTTCAAAAAGGCAATTATTTTGTTTATAAAAACTTTAAATATATAAGAGGTCTTTTAAATTCACAATTATTTTACGGGAGCAAAATTATGGCTATCGGACCACAAGATTATATAGATCAAATGCTTGCAAAAAAATATTCTGCAGAAAAAGTTAATAATATTTCAGAAGATGTAAGCAGACTGGCAATTTCCAAAGAAAGATACTGGGAAATCCAGAAAGACATTGCAGAAGTACAAAGAGCTCTTGTAATGGTCAACACAAAATTTCAAGTCGGTAGAATTATGGCCAAAGCTGCCAGTCTTACATAAGATTTATTAAATTTACACGAAAAAAATACTGCAACTAAAATTAACCGCAGTATTTTTTTTGCATATATTTTGACCTATTATACTGAAACGAGTTTGTTTTCCCGAAAACCGGCAAAGCCGGATTTTCTCGAAAAGCATCACTCCTAAAAGATATAGTGCTTTTGCAAAAAATATTTCATTTAATAATTACATCTTATAGCACTATATCTGTTTTATCGAAAATAAACTCGTTTTGGTATAGAATTAATGTAAATATACCAAATGGAACAGATATTATGCATAAAAAAATCATTCTTGCTTCAGCCTCTCCAAGAAGAAAAGAACTTCTCGAATTAATAGGGCTTGAGTTTGAGATAATTCCTTCCTGTATAGATGAAAACGTAGAAAATAAACCGTTTTCAACAAAATTAATTGAAAATCTGGCAGTTGAAAAAGCAGGCGATATCGCAAATAAAATCACTATTCCTGCAATTATCATAGGCTCTGATACTGTCGTAATAATTGATAATAAAATCCTGGGCAAGCCAAAAGATAAAAAAGATGCCTTTAATATGCTTAAAATGCTGAGTAATAATACTCATCAAGTTATTTCTGCAATAGCCGTTATTGATACAGAAACAGGAAAAACTATGAAAGATTCTGTTATCAGCAATGTAAGTTTTAAAGAACTTTCTGACGAAGAAATAAACGCTTATATAGAAACAGGCGAGCCGATGGATAAAGCAGGAGCATACGCTATACAAGGATTGGCAAGCATGTTCGTTAAATCAATAAATGGCTGTTATTCAAATATTGTCGGGATTTCAGTTTTCAAGCTCACAGAAATGTTAAAAGAATTCGGGGTTAAACTGCTCTAATGCGTATAATTGGTATTGATCCCGGCATGGCTATAGTCGGATACAGCATTTTAGATTGCGAAGCCGAGTCGAAAAATATTTTAGTTAACTGTGGATCTATCCAAACGGATAAGACCCTGAGCAACGCAACAAGACTGCTTGAAATTTATAATGACCTCTCACATCTTTTGAAAACATACAAGCCTAATATTGCTTCTGTTGAGCAGCTGTTTTATTTCAAAAATGCAAAAACTATTATTCCTGTTGCCCAGGCTAGAGGGGTAATTCTTATGACCTTAGAAATGTTTAACATCCCAATCTATGAATACACTCCGCTGGTTGTGAAGCAAACTATAACAGGCTACGGAAGAGCAGACAAAAAAGATGTTAAAGAAATGGTAGAAATTCTATTAAGCGGTCAAAAGCTTCCAAAGCTTGATGATGCTGTAGATGCTATTGCAATAGCACTTTGCCATACTATGTGCGATGTCGGATAATGCTTTTATAATTGCCTGTTCGTTAATCCATTGCAATCCAGAGAACTTTTCTCAAAAATCTGCCCATAATTATTGCAAGCACAGAAAAAATCACATCATAAAAAAACTGCATTCCGCTTAACTGCCATATCCATCCGAAAACTGTAAAGATTGATTCATGTTTTATAAAAAGTACAATTGTTAAATAAATTACGCCTATAAAATGCACTGCGGTTACACCAACTATCGAGGCTCTTATGGTCGTAAAAGATTTTAGTTTTCCTGAAAGAATGTTTCCAACAGTGTATACACCGGGAATAAATCCGAGAATATACCCAAAACCGTGCTGCATGTAATAATTTATGCCTCCACCACCTGCAAATATCGGAAATCCGACCAATCCTGCCAAAATATACAGAATTACCGACAGCATTCCGAGTCTGGGTCCCATAATAGCCGCAATCATAAGCACTATTGGGATTTGAGGAATATAATAAAAAACATTTGTAATTTTTCCCATTGAATTTGCTTTAGCAAAAAAATCTGCCGGATTAATAAGCGCTTCCTGGGGTATTGAGAGTATTAATTGAGGAATTGGTGTAAAAGTTGATATTATTATTAAAAACGTGCAAATCACAACAATAACAAGAGAACCCGTATTTAATCTCGGAAATCTTCTCAGAAATTTGGTATTTTTAACATTTTTTATAATTCTATTATTCATAATCCGTCGTAATTTTATTATGTTCTAGTAAGGCTATTTCGCAATTTCAATTTTTCTTTTAAATCTTTTAACAGGGCTGTAAAGCTTGTATCCCATATATTTTCTGTCCACATTATCAAAGCGTCTTCTTCATTGTCCTGATAGTATTTTTTGCGTAATCCAAGACTCTTAAAACCATATTTGTAATAAAGATTTTGCGCCGGAATATTTCCTGCTCTTACTTCAAGTGTAAACCATTTTGCATTTTTTGCGTAGCCGACATCTATCATATGTTGAAGCAGTGTCTCGCCTAAACCTTTGTTTTGAAGATTTGGCTTAACCGCAATTGTTGTAATATGCGCTTCATCAAAAATAAGCCAAAATCCTGCATAACCGATTATCTCGTTCGTATCTCTATCTAAAGCAGTAAAATAATTTCCGTATTCATTTTCGATTTCACTTATAAAAGATTGAGGAGTCCAGTGATATTCACCAAAGATAACAGATTCAATTTCC
The window above is part of the bacterium genome. Proteins encoded here:
- the nuoL gene encoding NADH-quinone oxidoreductase subunit L, translated to MQFFVENAGLIALLPLWVFLIIIFGQNLFVYENKKFTLWLTTASTFAGLVCSSFILVWTFNHTAPYVQNFNWIQAGNINLSIGIIVDRLAAMMLMVVTSVSLLIQIYSHEYMNKDEGYHRFFAYLNLFNFSMLGLVLSSNLFQTYIFWELVGVSSYLLIGFWFRRPSAASAATKAFIMNRIGDCGLLIGILMFLFFSIGWWASSSDIFLSFTSMPEAAKYVLDSTNPFLYTVIAILIFLGPVAKSAQFPLHTWLPDAMEGPTPISALIHAATMVAAGVYLIARVYPIFELSPNAMTIIAWTGAITAFMTATIAITQQDIKKALAYSTCSQLGFMVMAMGAGAYSAGLFHLMTHAYFKAMLFLCSGAVIHGLNDQQDMKYMGGLRKHMPAVAYTYLIGCLAISGIFLSGFWSKEEIFSGLLEHNQLVLLVIAISVAGMTAFYMFRTYFLTFEGEYRGHEHPHNASKTITLPLIILAIPSAIIGFILCGKFGLPSFDAFINTATETASRGESLLIPVVSLLVSLAGFGLAMILYVDKYKNMFKINLDKFIQKIKPVYNFSANLWYIDRSYYKFVDYIVLPISEFLSAFDKFIVDGLVNLVAIWVRFSGWLLRIFQNGNVQTYATILFGGLMFLTFIFTIYWLL
- a CDS encoding NuoM family protein, with translation MEFLSLILLIFLPVIGAIIIFGPWFPQNEVKIRRFAKGWSGLVFIYSLFFITFFNPSQTGFQFENILKLPGGKDWIAPLGINFAFGVDGISITLIILTTFLVLISLIASKYSITKRHKLYYSMIFVLETAILGVFAAKDLFLFFLFWEIELIPMYFLISIWGTGRKEYSAMKFILYTFAGSIFMLASILAIVYYHYSQTGILTFDLGIYTSLKDYSYPLIFSILAFFGFFAAFAVKLPIVPLHTWLPDAHVDAPTPVSMLLAGILLKMGGYGLIRMNLQILPQAVKVLAPLLIILGVINIIYTACIALVQTDLKKLIAYSSVSHMGIVLVGLGALNTAGISGAVFQMAAHGIISAGLFMIVGIIYLRTHTREIPLLGGLGQNAPRIMYFSLMIVLASLGLPLLIGFAAETLAFYGAFTSYAINGLSFFGWYIPVSIQVLTAAAIFGIILTAAYLLWMFKKVFYGNLLPRWKKFHDATPHEVVILLSLILVIVVFGFYPTGLTSIFVPTVNNIVNLI
- the nuoN gene encoding NADH-quinone oxidoreductase subunit NuoN; protein product: MNLLFDIANALLPEMLLAILIIICLIMTFSFRNDDQNLVFVAAISGLVFTIISFVFLPHSQEITAFSGTFVSNSFTILFRVLILLGAILSILLSKRYVCNFGNSIGEFYTLILTATLGAMLLTGANDLIMFFVAIETLSISSFALCGYTKLDRLSNEAALKYLVIGAASTAIMLYGFSFLYGITGQTNITNIVNFLSHYEHSTALIISFIFIVAGFGYKLSAVPFHTWTPDVYQGAPIPVAAYLSVVSKIAGFAAIIRFMTLVYADISIFTVVIAVIAAITMTTGNLMAIGQKNIKRLMAYSSIAQAGYILLGLSVLTSEGIAGMIFYLIVYLFMNFGTWAAVEIFASQTGMDSIDDYNGLAHKNRYFALCLSVCLLSLAGIPITAGFFAKFYLFKAIAFAGFKYMPVLIIALINTVFAVFYYVKVIRAMYVRPVGKFAKQKDEIKISLSLQSVLVVTVLATVLLGIFAGPVINLSKSCADILTINKKQHFEKITSITSYLRQ
- a CDS encoding Maf family protein produces the protein MHKKIILASASPRRKELLELIGLEFEIIPSCIDENVENKPFSTKLIENLAVEKAGDIANKITIPAIIIGSDTVVIIDNKILGKPKDKKDAFNMLKMLSNNTHQVISAIAVIDTETGKTMKDSVISNVSFKELSDEEINAYIETGEPMDKAGAYAIQGLASMFVKSINGCYSNIVGISVFKLTEMLKEFGVKLL
- the ruvC gene encoding crossover junction endodeoxyribonuclease RuvC; the encoded protein is MRIIGIDPGMAIVGYSILDCEAESKNILVNCGSIQTDKTLSNATRLLEIYNDLSHLLKTYKPNIASVEQLFYFKNAKTIIPVAQARGVILMTLEMFNIPIYEYTPLVVKQTITGYGRADKKDVKEMVEILLSGQKLPKLDDAVDAIAIALCHTMCDVG
- a CDS encoding biotin transporter BioY, coding for MNNRIIKNVKNTKFLRRFPRLNTGSLVIVVICTFLIIISTFTPIPQLILSIPQEALINPADFFAKANSMGKITNVFYYIPQIPIVLMIAAIMGPRLGMLSVILYILAGLVGFPIFAGGGGINYYMQHGFGYILGFIPGVYTVGNILSGKLKSFTTIRASIVGVTAVHFIGVIYLTIVLFIKHESIFTVFGWIWQLSGMQFFYDVIFSVLAIIMGRFLRKVLWIAMD